One segment of Danio aesculapii chromosome 3, fDanAes4.1, whole genome shotgun sequence DNA contains the following:
- the lfng gene encoding beta-1,3-N-acetylglucosaminyltransferase lunatic fringe: protein MLKTYRGKVVVSLAGATVTCLGFLLFLSQHQRIQADGMQNESEVGLRSLQSLGDSETDDGAQPEQNAKKGFSAYFSKLTRSRREADKPSEALGAATDAPPAEDISADDIFIAVKTTKKFHRSRLDLLLDTWISRNMRQTYIFTDGEDEELKKKIGSHAINTNCSAAHSRQALSCKMAVEYDKFIESGKKWFCHVDDDNYVNTKTLVKLLSNYPHTQDMYIGKPSLDRPIEATERLGDNKMRPVNFWFATGGAGFCISHGLALKMSPWASGGHFMNTAEKIRLPDDCTIGYIIESVLGVPLTRSSLFHSHLENLQQVSKSEVHKQITLSYGMFENKRNIINMKGAFSVEEDPSRFKSVHCLLYPDTPWCPPQVAY, encoded by the exons ATGTTGAAAACATATCGAGGAAAAGTTGTGGTCTCTCTTGCGGGAGCCACGGTCACCTGTCTGGGGTTTCTGTTGTTTCTGTCGCAGCATCAGCGGATTCAGGCGGACGGGATGCAGAACGAGAGCGAGGTCGGGCTGCGCTCTCTTCAGAGTCTGGGAGATTCAGAGACTGATGATGGAGCTCAGCCAGAGCAGAATGCAAAGAAAGGATTCTCTGCCTATTTTTCCAAGCTGACCCGCAGCAGGAGGGAAGCGGATAAGCCCAGCGAGGCGCTCGGAGCGGCGACAGACGCGCCGCCTGCGGAGGACATCAGCGCGGATGACATCTTCATCGCAGTGAAGACCACTAAAAAGTTTCACCGGTCCAGACTAGATCTACTGCTCGACACCTGGATCTCCAGAAACATGCGACAG ACATACATCTTCACAGATGGCGAGGATGAGGAGCTGAAGAAGAAAATTG GAAGCCATGCTATCAACACCAACTGCTCTGCTGCCCATAGCCGCCAGGCTTTGTCCTGCAAGATGGCTGTTGAATATGACAAGTTCATTGAGtctggaaaaaa GTGGTTCTGTCATGTGGATGATGATAACTATGTGAACACAAAGACACTTGTGAAGTTGCTGTCCAACTACCCTCACACTCAGGACATGTATATTGGCAAACCTAGCCTGGACAGGCCAATAGAGGCTACAGAAAGACTTGGGGACAACAAAATG aGACCTGTGAATTTCTGGTTTGCCACTGGAGGAGCAGGCTTCTGTATCAGTCATGGTCTAGCATTGAAGATGAGTCCATGGGCAAG TGGTGGCCATTTCATGAACACTGCCGAGAAGATTCGTCTTCCTGATGACTGTACCATTGGCTATATCATTGAGTCAGTTCTTGGGGTCCCTTTGACCAGAAGCAGCTTGTTCCACTCACACTTAGAGAACCTGCAACAGGTGTCCAAATCAGAAGTACACAAACAG ATTACATTAAGTTACGGAATGTTTGAAAACAAGAGGAATATCATCAACATGAAAGGGGCTTTCTCTGTTGAGGAGGACCCATCCAG ATTCAAGTCAGTGCACTGTCTGCTGTATCCAGACACTCCTTGGTGCCCTCCTCAGGTTGCCTATTAA